One window of the Anopheles cruzii chromosome 2, idAnoCruzAS_RS32_06, whole genome shotgun sequence genome contains the following:
- the LOC128277455 gene encoding ATP-binding cassette sub-family F member 3 isoform X2 gives MSAACTAVLKREFPSIDGELLSYVETVLQSSADEFENGDEVYEAVGAILHEVSQEKSEDDVREICDSFLRLLKPGRHNDDGGGGGRFLGGGHKKILAAPIQLGEMAATQETAGDDVQSIWVIQRDDSLKVDSRKLEKAEAKRQQKLEKRQEVKAAVAAAAASSTPVLQTATASQVISKKDNKLESKGLNRSMDVRIENFDVSFGDKTLLQNADLLLAAGRRYGFVGRNGLGKTTLLKMISGKQLQIPAHITVLHVEQEVVGDDTTALDSVLEVDTVRTGLIERERELNRQIAAGSADASLSTELSEVYNQLLMIEAEKAPARASIILNGLGFSKEMQARSTRTFSGGWRMRLALARALFSKPDLLLLDEPTNMLDIKAIIWLENYLQNWPTTLLVVSHDRNFLDTVPTDILYLHSLRIETFKGNYEQFDKTRTERHKSQRREYEAQLAHRNHVQEFIDRFRYNANRAASVQSKIKMLEKLPELKPVEKEIEVTLKFPEVEPLNPPVMNLNEVQFKYSDDKVIFTSVNLSANLDSRICIVGENGAGKTTLLKIVVGLLQPTGGLVHMHRGVRLGYFSQHHVDQLDMSVNCVELLQNAYPGKPIEEYRRVLGSFGVSGDLALQVVASLSGGQKSRVALAKMCMGRPNFLVLDEPTNHLDIETIEALGKAVNKYTVRWRNSRVARRAAHTDDLQGAVGLWRRHGQERGRWLR, from the exons ATGTCCGCCGCCTGCACTGCCGTGTTGAAGCGCGAGTTCCCGTCCATCGATGGAGAGCTGCTGTCCTACGTTGAAACGGTGCTGCAAAGCAGCGCCGACGAGTTCGAGAACGGCGACGAGGTATACGAAGCGGTCGGAGCGATCCTGCACGAGGTTTCGCAGGAGAAATCGGAGGACGATGTGCGCGAGATTTGCGACAGTTTTCTACGGCTACTGAAACCGGGGCGCCAcaacgacgatggtggtggcggtggcaggtttctcggcggtggccacaaaaagaTTCTGGCCGCCCCGATCCAGCTCGGTGAGATGGCGGCCACGCAGGAAACGGCAGGCGATGACGTGCAAAGCATCTGGGTGATCCAGCGTGACGACAGCCTGAAGGTGGACAGCCGGAAGCTGGAGAAAGCGGAAGCAAAGCGTCAGCAGAAACTCGAGAAGCGCCAGGAAGTGAAAGCGGCCgtggcggccgcagcggccagTAGTACACCGGTGCTGCAGACCGCTACCGCGTCGCAGGTGATCAGCAAGAAGGACAACAAGCTGGAATCGAAGGGCCTGAACCGGTCGATGGACGTGCGGATCGAAAACTTTGACGTTTCGTTCGGCGACAAGACGCTACTACAGAATGCGGACCTCCTGTTGGCTGCCGGGCGCCGGTACGGATTCGTGGGAAGGAACGGCCTGGGCAAAACCACGCTGCTGAAGATGATCTCCGGCAAGCAGCTACAAATCCCGGCCCACATCACCGTACTGCACGTGGAGCAGGAAGTGGTCGGTGATGATACGACCGCCCTGGACAGTGTGCTCGAGGTTGACACGGTCCGCACGGGACTGATCGAGCGTGAACGGGAACTGAACCGTCAGATTGCGGCCGGTTCGGCCGACGCTAGCCTTAGCACCGAGCTGTCCGAGGTGTACAATCAGCTGCTGATGATCGAGGCGGAAAAGGCTCCGGCCCGCGCTTCGATCATCCTGAACGGGCTCGGGTTCTCGAAGGAAATGCAGGCCCGGTCGACGCGCACCTTCTCCGGTGGCTGGCGAATGCGTCTCGCCCTGGCGCGGGCCCTCTTCTCGAAGcccgatctgctgctgctggacgaacCGACCAACATGCTGGACATCAAGGCGATCATCTGGCTGGAGAACTATCTGCAGAACTGGCCGACGACGCTGCTGGTCGTGTCGCACGACCGAAACTTCCTCGACACCGTTCCGACCGACATCCTGTACCTGCACTCGCTGCGCATCGAAACGTTCAAGGGCAACTACGAGCAGTTCGACAAGACGCGCACCGAACGGCACAAATCGCAGCGCCGCGAGTACGAGGCCCAGCTGGCGCACCGGAACCACGTGCAAGAGTTTATCGATCGCTTCCGGTACAACGCGAACCGGGCGGCCAGTGTGCAATCGAAGATCAAGATGCTGGAGAAGTT ACCCGAGCTGAAACCGGTCGAGAAGGAGATCGAGGTGACGCTCAAGTTCCCGGAGGTGGAACCACTCAATCCACCGGTCATGAACCTGAACGAGGTGCAGTTCAAGTACAGCGACGACAAGGTGATATTCACTAGCGTCAATTTAAGCGCCAATCTCGACTCGAGGATATGTATC GTCGGTGAAAATGGAGCCGGTAAGACGACGCTGCTGAAGATCGTGGTCGGACTGCTGCAGCCCACCGGAGGGTTGGTGCACATGCACCGTGGCGTACGTCTCGGGTACTTCTCGCAGCATCACGTCGACCAGCTGGACATGAGCGTCAACTGTGTGGAGCTGCTGCAGAACGCGTACCCGGGCAAGCCGATCGAAGAGTACCGCCGGGTGCTCGGGAGCTTCGGTGTGTCCGGTGATCTGGCCCTGCAAGTCGTGGCCAGCCTTTCCGGTGGGCAGAAATCGCGCGTGGCACTGGCCAAGATGTGCATGGGACGGCCAAACTTTCTGGTGCTTGACGAACCGACCAACCATCTCGATATCGAAACGATAGAGGCGCTCGGAAAGGCGGTCAACAAGTACACCGTAA GGTGGCGTAATTCTCGTGTCGCACGACGAGCGGCTCATACGGATGATCTGCAAGGAGCTGTGGGTTTGTGGAGACGGCACGGTCAAGAGCGTGGACGGTGGCTTCGATGA
- the LOC128268313 gene encoding uncharacterized protein LOC128268313, with the protein MNITTKTGLIASPRKRIVRPVKEFDPAILAPCAITRQVPLALRPFGGLYNPYSKGCSVLCNHPAAQEVKNVVRLAKDAWITEAKVHAGHPEKLGLLAAGRTGAKGQGGLLAVDADGRAVGRGHGEDELPEHVPEEFFRRYTDTDSRPLTPTPTVASGRTRASVAGGSHLTRRCVTPEPQTANGQERKQLILDLRRSHSQETLYWNASSELSPSQLHDGGSWGLGQATGATGGDEAKLRGESDTEVGGRPPMTCINAMDDGEEDPPRRRGKRRKKSKQLTQTITFVPNQDPETQIAKIDPDSPNYSARPSLVPTGQSLLSLAQDLVPPAGFGIADPEHGGQPTEEDCFLDEDSLGLLRRGLNIDIVEAIFERYKGRAIREAFRTATMDKLNFQTEAVRTLQRSMKQMSDVDYEKWIDLPRKYSRSSARFELPIDTRKLTRLTPIEYLHDYVVLSGDRKQLYHRIFVRNLPREEPKPSGALESIDSDSLPETETGPVEVDTTRNLLADVTRFIPMECFDRALHEALGFHGTAARIADIRELLELNYDPFHELQIDFRTWCGIVAFSERFINTLDREQDPSDELEMVDFESLERRVRWAQPSKSLCQVLQIIKYQ; encoded by the exons ATGAATATAACGACCAAGACGGGGCTGATCGCTTCGCCGCGGAAGCGCATCGTGCGTCCGGTGAAGGAGTTCGACCCGGCGATACTGGCCCCGTGCGCGATCACGCGCCAGGTGCCGCTGGCGCTGCGTCCCTTCGGAGGGCTGTACAATCCGTACTCGAAGGGGTGTTCGGTGCTGTGCAACCACCCGGCGGCGCAGGAGGTGAAGAATGTCGTCCGGCTGGCAAAGGACGCGTGGATCACGGAGGCCAAGGTGCATGCCGGCCATCCGGAGAAGCTGGGCCTGCTGGCGGCCGGACGCACCGGTGCCAAGGGCCAGGGAGGGCTGCTGGCCGTCGacgcggacgggcgggcggtgggtCGGGGGCACGGCGAGGACGAGCTGCCCGAGCACGTCCCGGAGGAGTTCTTCCGACGCTACACCGACACGGATTCGAGACCGctgacgccgacgccgacggtggccagcgggcGAACGCGTGCCAGTGTGGCGGGTGGGTCGCACCTGACGCGCCGCTGCGTGACGCCCGAACCGCAGACGGCCAACGGCCAGGAGCGGAAGCAGCTGATACTGGACCTGCGACGTAGCCACAGCCAGGAGACGCTCTACTGGAACGCGTCTTCCGAGCTGAGCCCAAGCCAGCTGCACGATGGCGGCAGCTGGGGCCTGGGACAGG CTACAggcgccaccggtggcgacgAGGCGAAGCTGCGTGGCGAATCCGACACCGaggtcggtggccggccaccgatgaCGTGTATCAACGCGATGGACGATGGGGAGGAGGACCCACCGAGGCGGCGCGGCAAGCGGCGCAAAAAGTCCAAACAGCTCACGCAAACGATCACCTTCGTGCCGAACCAGGACCCGGAGACGCAGATCGCCAAGATCGACCCAGACTCGCCGAACTATTCCGCCCGGCCGTCCCTCGTGCCGACCGGGCAGAGTTTGCTGAGTCTGGCGCAGGATCTGGTGCCACCGGCAGGGTTCGGTATCGCCGACCCGGAACACGGTGGCCAGCCAACGGAGGAGGACTGTTTCCTGGACGAGGACTCACTGGGACTGCTGCGCCGTGGGCTAAACATCGATATCGTGGAGGCGATCTTCGAACGTTAC AAAGGGCGCGCGATTAGGGAAGCATTCCGGACTGCCACCATGGACAAGCTAAACTTCCAGACGGAAGCGGTACGGACCCTGCAGCGCTCGATGAAGCAGATGAGCGACGTCGACTACGAGAAGTGGATCGATCTGCCGCGAAAGTATTCGCGTTCGTCAGCCCGGTTCGAGCTACCGATCGACACCCGCAAGCTAACCC GTTTGACCCCGATTGAGTATCTTCACGACTACGTAGTGCTGAGCGGGGACCGGAAACAGTTGTACCATCGCATCTTTGTGCGTAATCTACCGCGCGAGGAACCTAAACCTTCCGGCGCGCTGGAAAGCATCGACAGTGACTCGCTACCCGAAACAGAAACTGGTCCGGTGGAGGTGGACACGACGAGAAACCTGCTGGCCGACGTTACCCGTTTCATCCCGATGGAGTGTTTCGATCGAGCGCTTCACGAAGCCCTTGGgttccacggcacggcggcgcgGATCGCTGACATCCGGGAGCTGCTGGAACTGAACTACGATCCGTTCCACGAGCTGCAGATTGATTTTCGAACCTGGTGTGGTATTGTGGCGTTCTCGGAGCGGTTCATCAACACACTCGACCGCGAACAGGATCCATCGGATGAG CTCGAAATGGTCGACTTTGAATCGCTGGAGCGACGCGTCCGTTGGGCACAACCCTCTAAGAGCCTGTGCCAAGTGTTACAAATCATAAAATATCAGTAA
- the LOC128277455 gene encoding ATP-binding cassette sub-family F member 3 isoform X1 yields MSAACTAVLKREFPSIDGELLSYVETVLQSSADEFENGDEVYEAVGAILHEVSQEKSEDDVREICDSFLRLLKPGRHNDDGGGGGRFLGGGHKKILAAPIQLGEMAATQETAGDDVQSIWVIQRDDSLKVDSRKLEKAEAKRQQKLEKRQEVKAAVAAAAASSTPVLQTATASQVISKKDNKLESKGLNRSMDVRIENFDVSFGDKTLLQNADLLLAAGRRYGFVGRNGLGKTTLLKMISGKQLQIPAHITVLHVEQEVVGDDTTALDSVLEVDTVRTGLIERERELNRQIAAGSADASLSTELSEVYNQLLMIEAEKAPARASIILNGLGFSKEMQARSTRTFSGGWRMRLALARALFSKPDLLLLDEPTNMLDIKAIIWLENYLQNWPTTLLVVSHDRNFLDTVPTDILYLHSLRIETFKGNYEQFDKTRTERHKSQRREYEAQLAHRNHVQEFIDRFRYNANRAASVQSKIKMLEKLPELKPVEKEIEVTLKFPEVEPLNPPVMNLNEVQFKYSDDKVIFTSVNLSANLDSRICIVGENGAGKTTLLKIVVGLLQPTGGLVHMHRGVRLGYFSQHHVDQLDMSVNCVELLQNAYPGKPIEEYRRVLGSFGVSGDLALQVVASLSGGQKSRVALAKMCMGRPNFLVLDEPTNHLDIETIEALGKAVNKYTGGVILVSHDERLIRMICKELWVCGDGTVKSVDGGFDEYRKIVERELEAVAG; encoded by the exons ATGTCCGCCGCCTGCACTGCCGTGTTGAAGCGCGAGTTCCCGTCCATCGATGGAGAGCTGCTGTCCTACGTTGAAACGGTGCTGCAAAGCAGCGCCGACGAGTTCGAGAACGGCGACGAGGTATACGAAGCGGTCGGAGCGATCCTGCACGAGGTTTCGCAGGAGAAATCGGAGGACGATGTGCGCGAGATTTGCGACAGTTTTCTACGGCTACTGAAACCGGGGCGCCAcaacgacgatggtggtggcggtggcaggtttctcggcggtggccacaaaaagaTTCTGGCCGCCCCGATCCAGCTCGGTGAGATGGCGGCCACGCAGGAAACGGCAGGCGATGACGTGCAAAGCATCTGGGTGATCCAGCGTGACGACAGCCTGAAGGTGGACAGCCGGAAGCTGGAGAAAGCGGAAGCAAAGCGTCAGCAGAAACTCGAGAAGCGCCAGGAAGTGAAAGCGGCCgtggcggccgcagcggccagTAGTACACCGGTGCTGCAGACCGCTACCGCGTCGCAGGTGATCAGCAAGAAGGACAACAAGCTGGAATCGAAGGGCCTGAACCGGTCGATGGACGTGCGGATCGAAAACTTTGACGTTTCGTTCGGCGACAAGACGCTACTACAGAATGCGGACCTCCTGTTGGCTGCCGGGCGCCGGTACGGATTCGTGGGAAGGAACGGCCTGGGCAAAACCACGCTGCTGAAGATGATCTCCGGCAAGCAGCTACAAATCCCGGCCCACATCACCGTACTGCACGTGGAGCAGGAAGTGGTCGGTGATGATACGACCGCCCTGGACAGTGTGCTCGAGGTTGACACGGTCCGCACGGGACTGATCGAGCGTGAACGGGAACTGAACCGTCAGATTGCGGCCGGTTCGGCCGACGCTAGCCTTAGCACCGAGCTGTCCGAGGTGTACAATCAGCTGCTGATGATCGAGGCGGAAAAGGCTCCGGCCCGCGCTTCGATCATCCTGAACGGGCTCGGGTTCTCGAAGGAAATGCAGGCCCGGTCGACGCGCACCTTCTCCGGTGGCTGGCGAATGCGTCTCGCCCTGGCGCGGGCCCTCTTCTCGAAGcccgatctgctgctgctggacgaacCGACCAACATGCTGGACATCAAGGCGATCATCTGGCTGGAGAACTATCTGCAGAACTGGCCGACGACGCTGCTGGTCGTGTCGCACGACCGAAACTTCCTCGACACCGTTCCGACCGACATCCTGTACCTGCACTCGCTGCGCATCGAAACGTTCAAGGGCAACTACGAGCAGTTCGACAAGACGCGCACCGAACGGCACAAATCGCAGCGCCGCGAGTACGAGGCCCAGCTGGCGCACCGGAACCACGTGCAAGAGTTTATCGATCGCTTCCGGTACAACGCGAACCGGGCGGCCAGTGTGCAATCGAAGATCAAGATGCTGGAGAAGTT ACCCGAGCTGAAACCGGTCGAGAAGGAGATCGAGGTGACGCTCAAGTTCCCGGAGGTGGAACCACTCAATCCACCGGTCATGAACCTGAACGAGGTGCAGTTCAAGTACAGCGACGACAAGGTGATATTCACTAGCGTCAATTTAAGCGCCAATCTCGACTCGAGGATATGTATC GTCGGTGAAAATGGAGCCGGTAAGACGACGCTGCTGAAGATCGTGGTCGGACTGCTGCAGCCCACCGGAGGGTTGGTGCACATGCACCGTGGCGTACGTCTCGGGTACTTCTCGCAGCATCACGTCGACCAGCTGGACATGAGCGTCAACTGTGTGGAGCTGCTGCAGAACGCGTACCCGGGCAAGCCGATCGAAGAGTACCGCCGGGTGCTCGGGAGCTTCGGTGTGTCCGGTGATCTGGCCCTGCAAGTCGTGGCCAGCCTTTCCGGTGGGCAGAAATCGCGCGTGGCACTGGCCAAGATGTGCATGGGACGGCCAAACTTTCTGGTGCTTGACGAACCGACCAACCATCTCGATATCGAAACGATAGAGGCGCTCGGAAAGGCGGTCAACAAGTACACC GGTGGCGTAATTCTCGTGTCGCACGACGAGCGGCTCATACGGATGATCTGCAAGGAGCTGTGGGTTTGTGGAGACGGCACGGTCAAGAGCGTGGACGGTGGCTTCGATGAGTACCGGAAAATTGTCGAGCGTGAACTGGAAGCGGTCGCCGGTTAG
- the LOC128267682 gene encoding putative tRNA pseudouridine synthase Pus10, producing MDQQKTIFNYLRSVDCCRVCCLRHLKATKEDFLDVNAALAKRNLEPQETTTDEPRVKKAKPNLCITCLGLFESLDSLVAEVKQSEAFHRFRVEAGFLISISLPIVLQLRQLALWFDLYARFPDTFRKDTPPDFAIKDALKIIIIDQLERTLGRPFSVDGVMITVPYSYELEQKELATLELIQPEVFAKRKRHKHCKRDFITRNAFEKFFHPDVIDGELFGNHYPVPPVVVQNEGLVRGPVSFTGPTIFLAGRYNKVSRELSQTPWIIDGKRMMEGSVQETIGAPIAPHFGVPLEQLIFSASGREDVDVRCLGEGRPFVMEIPNAVCDQLPEDVAVAMERSVDESKNVSIKDLQLVKREDLGHIRGTELDKRKFYSALCVTAEPVTKEMISKLRTAEPFVIEQVTPLRVLHRRPLLKRQRTIYSMRAQACRDNPHAMVIDIVTEAGTYIKELVHGDFGRTQPNLCKMIGMPIDIQALDVMAIDLDWPKRLRR from the exons ATGGATCAGCagaaaaccattttcaacTATCTCCGATCCGTCGATTGCTGCCGGGTGTGCTGCTTGCGGCATCTTAAAGCCACGAAGGAAGACTTTCTCGATGTGAATGCTGCGTTGGCGAAG CGTAATCTGGAACCACAGGAAACGACCACTGATGAGCCGAGAGTGAAAAAGGCGAAGCCAAATCTGTGCATCACTTGTCTGGGACTGTTCGAGTCGCTCGATTCCCTGGTGGCCGAAGTAAAGCAAAGTGAGGCCTTCCATCGCTTTCGCGTTGAGGCCGGATTTCTGATCTCAATATCGCTACCGATCGTGCTACAACTTCGCCAGCTGGCACTGTGGTTCGATCTGTACGCTCGCTTCCCGGACACGTTCCGCAAGGACACGCCGCCCGATTTCGCCATTAAGGATGCCCTGAAGATCATCATTATTGATCAGCTTGAACGAACGCTCGGCAGACCATTCTCGGTGGACGGTGTAATGATAACCGTTCCGTACAGCTACGAGCTAGAGCAGAAGGAGCTGGCCACACTGGAGCTTATTCAGCCAGAAGTTTTTGCCAAGCGAAAACGGCACAAACATTGCAAGCGAGATTTCATCACCCGGAACGCTTTCGAAAAGTTCTTTCACCCGGACGTGATCGATGGGGAATTGTTTGGCAATCACTACCCtgtgccaccggtggtggtgcagaaCGAGGGGCTGGTTCGTGGTCCGGTCTCGTTTACCGGTCCCACCATTTTCCTTGCCGGAAGGTACAACAAGGTATCGCGTGAACTCAGCCAAACTCCGTGGATCATCGACGGCAAGCGGATGATGGAGGGCAGCGTACAGGAAACGATCGGGGCACCCATCGCACCACACTTTGGCGTACCGCTGGAGCAGCTAATATTTTCCGCCAGCGGCCGCGAGGATGTCGATGTGCGCTGCCTCGGCGAAGGACGTCCGTTTGTGATGGAGATACCGAACGCGGTGTGCGATCAGTTGCCCGAAGATGTTGCCGTCGCCATGGAGCGATCCGTGGACGAGTCGAAGAATGTCTCGATCAAGGACCTGCAGCTGGTAAAGCGTGAAGATCTCGGTCACATTCGTGGTACCGAGCTAGATAAGAGGAAGTTTTATAGTGCCCTTTGCGTAACGGCGGAACCGGTTACGAAAGAAATGATCAGCAAACTGCGCACCGCAGAACCGTTTGTTATAGAGCAGGTGACGCCGCTACGGGTACTACATCGGCGGCCACTTCTGAAGCGGCAGAGGACGATATACAGCATGCGGGCACAGGCCTGCCGGGACAATCCGCACGCCATGGTGATCGATATCGTGACGGAGGCGGGCACCTACATCAAGGAGCTAGTCCATGGCGATTTCGGACGGACGCAGCCAAATTTATGTAAGATGATCGGTATGCCGATCGACATCCAAGCGCTCGACGTGATGGCAATCGATCTCGATTGGCCCAAACGATTGAGACGGTAA
- the LOC128267984 gene encoding mRNA export factor Gle1, with protein sequence MGSKNEFNVDDLLSEFETMKISALRNAAKLSPMIKERTIGPDCADLSQVPKASQLNTSDSLKENDVNAPNEGSPSTVKDADRRNGTKAGKPTSNRLPVSAKRSSDPPPDCETVTSKLHHQELERQRQASVRKSLDERQTRIRQADQQREEQLRRSLQEATEKAVRKQQEADQRLMNAIREEEQAAQEATNRRQAEIEEENRRQSDIATQLKHRQDELRRKHQLIETIRQHSGAFRLGTDTFTKALTAIGVQHATKFVNQKKAVRTLQRDFDLLLQTINASQEVDQKEADQAADYCRQLDQVNLEVTEIVAQIESAQKQQQEQQEQLQQQRTQELAAAEQANQQQQAINLSAPQQPQAADTTDAGAGIVAAPPPMPPPTDIPENEPFFQPVSPECLHFYTEVKSFYEKHQAVVKQLLDDASMKTYRFNCQKAINIPVNAISAVNREHFIDKYNKLAALLSGQNVKVADVNVSVNGHPLGRTYCTMLLAKKFVSQADTGISSNASAAFPIAAIVVALWQRFPEFGLFFLAYLHRECPYLVPYYLPQLEGQSQEEFLKTLGYRFTDGTLEKQDQYLKRMSGLARLYAAVIVTVPRRDDANLPHPHGLEYGWRWLTNILNRFPQPDICATVIGEFLQTAGADLHAAYGRQFLKVLRLLQGDYLAALNRIDTGGPKARLEGLVTQILSEGRITRPEGMLSPNFW encoded by the exons ATGGGATCAAAAAATGAG TTTAACGTGGATGATTTGCTGTCCGAGTTTGAAACGATGAAGATTTCTGCGCTACGAAATGCGGCTAAACTATCGCCCATGATCAAAGAGCGCACGATTGGACCGGATTGTGCCGATCTTTCGCAAGTGCCAAAAGCAAGCCAGCTCAACACCAGCGACTCGTTGAAAGAGAACGATGTGAACGCTCCCAACGAAGGCTCACCGAGCACCGTGAAGGATGCTGacagacggaacggaacgaaggcTGGCAAACCCACGAGCAACCGACTACCGGTTAGTGCTAAGCGCAGCAGCGATCCTCCGCCTGACTGTGAGACGGTCACTTCAAAGCTGCATCATCAGGAACTCGAACGACAACGGCAAGCGAGTGTCCGGAAGTCACTGGACGAGCGGCAAACAAGGATCCGCCAGGCGGATCAGCAGCGTGAAGAGCAGTTGAGGCGAAGTCTGCAGGAAGCCACTGAAAAAGCCGTCCGTAAGCAGCAAGAGGCCGACCAGCGGCTGATGAACGCAATCCGCGAGGAGGAACAGGCGGCCCAGGAAGCGACCAACCGGAGGCAGGCCGAGATTGAAGAGGAAAACCGCCGGCAAAGTGATATCGCCACGCAGTTGAAGCACCGTCAGGATGAGCTTCGTCGAAAGCATCAGCTGATCGAAACGATCCGCCAGCACAGTGGCGCGTTTCGGCTGGGCACGGACACGTTCACGAAAGCACTGACCGCGATCGGTGTCCAGCACGCGACCAAGTTTGTCAATCAGAAGAAAGCGGTTCGTACGTTGCAGCGAGACTTTGATTTGCTGCTCCAAACGATCAACGCCAGTCAGGAGGTCGACCAGAAGGAAGCGGATCAGGCCGCTGACTACTGCAGGCAGCTGGATCAGGTTAACCTAGAGGTGACGGAAATTGTGGCCCAAATCGAGAGCGcccagaagcagcaacaggagcAACAAGAGCaactgcaacagcagcgcACTCAAGAGCTAGCCGCCGCGGAACAGgccaatcagcagcagcaagcgatCAATCTCAGTGCGCCACAGCAACCGCAGGCCGCGGACACTACGGACGCTGGTGCCGGAATAGtggccgcaccaccaccgatgccACCACCTACCGATATTCCCGAGAATGAACCCTTCTTTCAGCCCGTTTCGCCCGAGTGTCTTCATTTTTACACCGAGGTCAAAAGTTTCTACGAAAAACACCAGGCGGTGGTCAAGCAGTTGCTGGATGATGCCTCCATGAAGACGTACCGCTTCAACTGCCAGAAGGCGATCAATATACCGGTGAACGCGATCTCCGCCGTCAATCGGGAACACTTTATCGACAAGTACAATAAATTGGCCGCCCTGCTGAGTGGTCAGAATGTGAAGGTGGCCGATGTGAACGTGTCCGTCAATGGGCATCCCCTCGGTCGGACGTACTGCACGATGCTGTTGGCCAAGAAGTTTGTG aGCCAAGCCGACACCGGTATTTCGAGCAACGCGTCGGCCGCCTTTCCGATCGCTgcgatcgtcgtcgccctGTGGCAGCGCTTTCCCGAGTTTGGTCTGTTCTTTTTGGCTTACCTTCACCGCGAGTGTCCGTACCTTGTGCCGTACTACCTTCCGCAGCTGGAGGGCCAAAGTCAGGAGGAGTTTCTGAAGACGCTCGGTTATCGGTTCACCGACGGGACGCTCGAAAAGCAGGACCAATACCTGAAGCGCATGTCCGGGTTGGCACGGCTCTATGCGGCCGTCATTGTGACCGTGCCGCGACGGGATGACGCTAACCTGCCGCACCCGCACGGGCTCGAGTACGGGTGGCGTTGGTTAACGAACATCCTGAACCGGTTCCCGCAGCCCGACATCTGCGCTACGGTTATAGGCGAGTTTCTGCAAACGGCCGGTGCCGATCTGCATGCCGCCTACGGTCGGCAGTTCCTGAAGGTGTTACGCTTGCTGCAGGGTGACTACTTGGCGGCCCTCAATCGCATCGATACCGGCGGCCCGAAGGCACGGCTCGAGGGCCTGGTCACGCAGATACTTAGCGAGGGAAGAATCACTCGCCCGGAGGGTATGTTGAGTCCCAACTTCTGGTGA